Proteins encoded within one genomic window of Brachybacterium muris:
- a CDS encoding glutamate synthase subunit beta has product MADPRGFLKHRDRELPPRRPVPVRLMDWREVYEIREKGGPDGLSRVSRQAGRCMDCGIPFCHQGCPLGNLIPEWNELVYREDWHEAAERLHATNNFPEFTGRACPAPCESSCVLGINQPPVTIKNIEVSIIDRAFEEGWVQPVEPTRQTGRTVAVVGSGPAGLAAAQQLTRAGHTVVVLEKDDRIGGLLRYGIPEFKLEKRHLERRLEQMRAEGTCFRTGIEVGGTGEGALSAAELRARFDAVILTIGAQVPRDLPVDGREATGIHPAMDYLTQANRFVEGDWLADPLTAEGKDVVIIGGGDTGADCLGTALRQGARSVTTLAIGQQPPAERDAGHPWPTHPVLFEVSGSHEEGGDRSFLASTTGFEVDEAGAVSGIRVARTRFEDGRRVPTPGTEQVLPAQLVLIAMGFSGPGGDSLLDSLGVARDRRGNIEHSANWETDVPGVFTAGDCARGQSLIVWAIAEGRAAAAAVDAHLMGSSSLPVPVHPSASPLTL; this is encoded by the coding sequence ATGGCTGACCCCCGCGGCTTCCTCAAGCACCGCGACCGCGAACTGCCGCCGCGTCGCCCCGTTCCCGTGCGCCTGATGGACTGGCGTGAGGTGTACGAGATCCGGGAGAAGGGCGGACCCGACGGGCTCAGCCGCGTCTCCCGGCAGGCGGGCCGCTGCATGGACTGCGGGATCCCCTTCTGCCACCAGGGATGCCCCCTGGGCAACCTGATCCCTGAGTGGAACGAACTGGTGTACCGGGAGGACTGGCACGAAGCGGCCGAACGCCTCCACGCCACCAACAACTTCCCCGAGTTCACCGGCCGTGCCTGCCCCGCCCCCTGTGAGTCCAGCTGCGTGCTCGGCATCAACCAGCCCCCGGTGACCATCAAGAACATCGAGGTCTCCATCATCGACCGGGCCTTCGAGGAGGGCTGGGTGCAGCCGGTGGAGCCCACCCGGCAGACGGGGCGCACCGTCGCCGTGGTCGGCTCCGGGCCCGCAGGGCTTGCCGCCGCCCAGCAGCTCACCCGCGCCGGCCACACCGTGGTGGTGCTGGAGAAGGACGATCGCATCGGCGGTCTGCTCCGCTATGGGATCCCCGAGTTCAAGCTCGAGAAGCGCCACCTGGAGCGTCGCCTGGAGCAGATGCGCGCCGAGGGCACCTGCTTCCGCACCGGGATCGAGGTGGGCGGCACAGGGGAGGGTGCCCTCTCCGCTGCGGAGCTGCGTGCTCGCTTCGATGCCGTGATCCTCACCATCGGCGCCCAGGTGCCGCGGGACCTCCCGGTCGATGGACGCGAGGCCACCGGCATCCACCCGGCGATGGACTACCTCACCCAGGCGAACCGCTTCGTGGAGGGTGACTGGTTGGCGGACCCGCTCACCGCCGAGGGCAAGGACGTGGTGATCATCGGCGGCGGCGACACCGGTGCGGACTGCCTGGGCACCGCCCTGCGCCAAGGTGCACGCTCAGTGACCACCCTCGCCATCGGGCAGCAGCCCCCGGCCGAGCGCGACGCCGGCCACCCCTGGCCCACCCACCCGGTGCTGTTCGAGGTCAGCGGGTCCCATGAGGAGGGCGGGGACCGCTCCTTCCTGGCCTCCACCACCGGTTTCGAGGTGGACGAGGCCGGGGCCGTCTCCGGCATCCGGGTGGCCCGCACCCGGTTCGAGGACGGCCGGCGTGTCCCCACCCCCGGCACCGAGCAGGTGCTGCCCGCACAGCTCGTGCTGATCGCCATGGGGTTCTCCGGACCCGGAGGCGACAGCCTGCTCGACTCCCTCGGCGTGGCGCGCGACCGCCGGGGCAACATCGAGCACTCCGCGAACTGGGAGACCGACGTGCCCGGAGTGTTCACCGCAGGGGACTGCGCCCGAGGTCAGAGCCTGATCGTGTGGGCGATCGCCGAGGGACGCGCGGCCGCAGCAGCCGTCGATGCACATCTGATGGGGAGCTCGTCATTGCCGGTCCCGGTACACCCTTCAGCCTCGCCCCTTACACTGTGA
- the pyk gene encoding pyruvate kinase, which produces MRKAKIVCTLGPATNTYEQIRTLIESGMNVARMNLSHGTYDDHEQVYANIRRAAKDLDRNVAVLVDLQGPKIRLGKFENGPHQLEVGDTFVITTDDIVGTKERVSTTFKGLPGDCRPGDVLLIDDGKVTVRVTDVSDTDVTTVVEVPGPVSNNKGINLPGVAVSVPAMSEKDIADLRWGLALGADMIALSFVRDAHDMDDVLRIMQEEGRRVPVIAKIEKPQAVRALRSIVGAFDGIMVARGDLGVELPLEQVPLVQKRAIELARRNAKPVIVATQVLESMITSPRPTRAEASDCANAILDGADAVMLSGETSVGAYPFEAVRTMARIITNTEENGADRIMPLGTIPHTRGGAITRAAAEIGDQLSAQYLVTFTESGDTARRLARLRPTIPLLAMTPYEEVAHQLALSWGIEAHLVPMQKDTDAMVGVVDELLREQKGLQNNDLVVIAAGSPPGVHGSTNSLRVHRIGDLSGTESARIEADRIAAGPEQQA; this is translated from the coding sequence ATGCGTAAAGCCAAGATCGTCTGCACACTCGGTCCGGCGACCAACACGTACGAGCAGATCCGGACGCTGATCGAGTCGGGCATGAACGTCGCCCGGATGAACCTCAGCCACGGCACGTACGACGATCACGAGCAGGTGTACGCGAACATCCGTCGCGCCGCCAAGGACCTCGACCGCAACGTGGCCGTCCTGGTGGACCTCCAGGGTCCGAAGATCCGTCTGGGCAAGTTCGAGAACGGCCCCCACCAGCTCGAGGTGGGCGACACCTTCGTTATCACCACCGATGACATCGTGGGCACCAAGGAGCGCGTCTCCACCACGTTCAAGGGTCTGCCCGGCGACTGCCGCCCCGGCGACGTCCTCCTGATTGACGACGGCAAGGTCACCGTGCGCGTCACCGACGTGAGCGACACCGACGTCACCACCGTGGTGGAGGTGCCCGGACCCGTCTCCAACAACAAGGGCATCAACCTCCCCGGCGTCGCCGTCTCCGTCCCCGCGATGAGCGAGAAGGACATCGCTGATCTCCGCTGGGGCTTGGCCCTCGGCGCCGACATGATCGCCCTGTCCTTCGTGCGCGATGCCCACGACATGGACGACGTGCTGCGCATCATGCAGGAGGAGGGGCGTCGTGTCCCCGTCATCGCGAAGATCGAGAAGCCGCAGGCCGTCCGGGCTCTGCGCTCCATCGTCGGTGCGTTCGACGGCATCATGGTGGCCCGTGGCGACCTCGGCGTCGAGCTGCCGCTGGAGCAGGTGCCCCTGGTCCAGAAGCGCGCCATCGAGCTGGCCCGCCGCAACGCCAAGCCCGTGATCGTGGCCACCCAGGTGCTGGAGTCGATGATCACCAGCCCCCGGCCCACCCGCGCCGAGGCCTCGGACTGCGCCAATGCCATCCTCGACGGTGCCGACGCCGTGATGCTCTCCGGTGAGACCAGCGTGGGCGCCTACCCCTTCGAGGCGGTGCGCACCATGGCGCGCATCATCACCAACACCGAGGAGAACGGCGCCGACCGGATCATGCCGCTGGGCACCATCCCGCACACCCGCGGCGGCGCCATCACCCGCGCGGCCGCCGAGATCGGCGACCAGCTCTCCGCGCAGTACCTGGTGACCTTCACCGAGTCCGGCGACACCGCGCGCCGTCTGGCCCGCCTGCGTCCCACCATCCCCCTGCTGGCCATGACCCCCTACGAGGAGGTCGCCCACCAGCTGGCGCTGTCCTGGGGCATCGAGGCGCACCTGGTGCCGATGCAGAAGGACACCGACGCCATGGTGGGCGTGGTGGACGAGCTGTTGCGCGAGCAGAAGGGTCTGCAGAACAACGACCTGGTCGTGATCGCGGCCGGTTCGCCCCCCGGTGTGCACGGCTCCACCAACTCGCTGCGCGTGCACCGCATCGGTGACCTCTCCGGCACCGAGTCGGCCCGCATCGAGGCCGATCGCATCGCCGCTGGGCCCGAGCAGCAGGCCTGA
- a CDS encoding ANTAR domain-containing response regulator, with protein MNDETPTSPDEKPRRTAIVAEDESLIRMDIVETLTEAGYEVIAAVGDGESAITKTRELRPDVVVMDVKMPQVDGVTAAEKIGEESLAPVVMLTAFSQAELVERARDAGAMAYVVKPFTPADLLPAVAIAISRHAQITQLESEIQDLGERFETRKRVDRAKGLLQTNMGLSEPEAFRWIQKTSMDRRLTMREVADAVVDQLGGGQSKD; from the coding sequence ATGAACGACGAGACCCCCACTTCCCCCGACGAAAAGCCCCGCCGCACTGCGATCGTCGCTGAGGACGAGTCCCTGATCCGGATGGACATCGTCGAGACCCTCACCGAGGCCGGCTACGAGGTGATCGCGGCGGTCGGCGATGGCGAGAGCGCCATCACGAAGACCCGCGAGCTGCGTCCCGACGTCGTGGTCATGGACGTGAAGATGCCGCAGGTCGACGGTGTCACCGCGGCCGAGAAGATCGGTGAGGAGTCGCTGGCGCCCGTGGTGATGCTCACCGCGTTCTCGCAGGCTGAACTGGTGGAGCGTGCCCGCGACGCGGGTGCCATGGCCTACGTGGTCAAGCCCTTCACCCCCGCCGACCTGCTGCCCGCGGTGGCGATCGCCATCTCCCGGCACGCACAGATCACCCAGCTCGAGTCCGAGATCCAGGACCTGGGGGAGCGCTTCGAGACCCGCAAGCGCGTGGACCGCGCCAAGGGCCTGCTGCAGACCAACATGGGCCTCAGCGAGCCGGAGGCGTTCCGCTGGATCCAGAAGACCTCCATGGACCGTCGTCTGACCATGCGCGAGGTGGCCGACGCTGTCGTCGACCAGCTCGGCGGGGGCCAGAGCAAGGACTGA
- a CDS encoding ABC transporter substrate-binding protein, with product MAISRRALMSSLGASVLGAGALSGCGEGGLRGRGRRKKTTPPPSADPLAEPDQALVLGSLGSAHGRSSTFEKQISIAVEEAMIDVNARWEGLFGHDVTMVPRHVMADPGEDISQAVAALADQGVTAVISSLDEDALLAALPHFVEADIAVIDVFTSGMTLRGPEVDAANMLTRLTPNNDIIATMIVDESKSGGNSPRVGASGTIVYVSEETTQGKDLKDRIVHFGNPARVNVVAEHFYPFGEIGDIGAIVQKVVSAHPALLVVNSGAEAGPLLSALHEATLDEGNRPTIEIPVRLSPAATVDYTKDELAPECLTRATGWEPGGELTDDHINMMLDRDRNLLELGYAYSQQAYDAVVLACLAAQNGLSTKGSSIAANVQKVLTGDAECTDYGLCRQTLRDELANGSRGTIAYQGRTGALEVGGVGDAAKGSMRTYTFGPAGALIAGSATTFDSSQ from the coding sequence ATGGCAATCTCGCGTCGTGCGCTGATGAGCTCGCTGGGCGCGAGCGTGCTCGGGGCCGGTGCGCTCAGCGGCTGCGGCGAGGGAGGGCTGCGCGGTCGCGGGCGTCGCAAGAAGACGACCCCGCCGCCGTCGGCCGATCCGCTCGCCGAGCCGGACCAGGCCCTCGTGCTGGGTTCGCTCGGGTCCGCACATGGGCGGTCCAGCACCTTCGAGAAGCAGATCTCCATCGCCGTGGAAGAGGCGATGATCGACGTCAACGCCCGCTGGGAAGGGCTGTTCGGTCACGACGTGACGATGGTGCCCCGCCATGTGATGGCCGACCCCGGTGAGGACATCTCCCAAGCGGTCGCCGCTCTGGCCGACCAGGGCGTCACCGCGGTGATCAGTTCCCTGGACGAGGATGCGCTGCTGGCCGCACTGCCGCACTTCGTCGAGGCGGACATCGCCGTGATCGACGTGTTCACCTCCGGAATGACCCTGAGGGGCCCCGAGGTCGACGCCGCCAACATGCTGACGCGTCTGACGCCGAACAACGACATCATCGCCACGATGATCGTGGATGAGTCCAAGAGCGGGGGCAACTCTCCACGCGTCGGTGCGAGCGGCACGATCGTGTACGTGTCGGAGGAGACCACCCAGGGCAAGGACCTGAAGGACAGGATCGTCCATTTCGGGAACCCGGCCCGTGTGAACGTGGTGGCCGAGCACTTCTACCCATTCGGCGAGATCGGGGACATCGGCGCCATCGTGCAGAAGGTGGTCTCCGCCCACCCCGCGCTGCTCGTGGTCAACAGCGGTGCCGAGGCCGGCCCGTTGCTCTCCGCCCTTCACGAGGCCACCCTGGACGAGGGCAACCGCCCCACCATCGAGATCCCGGTGCGCTTGAGCCCTGCGGCCACCGTCGACTACACCAAGGACGAGCTCGCTCCCGAGTGCCTCACCCGCGCCACCGGCTGGGAGCCCGGCGGCGAGCTGACCGATGATCACATCAACATGATGCTGGACCGCGACCGCAATCTGCTGGAGCTGGGCTACGCCTACTCCCAGCAGGCGTACGACGCCGTCGTCCTTGCCTGCCTCGCCGCGCAGAACGGTCTGTCCACCAAGGGCTCGAGCATCGCGGCCAATGTGCAGAAGGTTCTCACCGGCGACGCGGAGTGCACCGACTACGGCTTGTGCCGCCAGACCCTGCGCGATGAGCTCGCGAACGGGTCGCGCGGAACGATCGCCTACCAGGGTCGTACCGGTGCACTGGAAGTCGGCGGCGTCGGGGATGCGGCCAAGGGCAGCATGCGCACCTACACGTTCGGACCGGCCGGCGCACTGATCGCCGGCTCCGCCACCACGTTTGACTCATCGCAGTGA
- a CDS encoding hotdog fold thioesterase, which translates to MAENAPPETADPVPDPARLAPLMAGTLVERCGMEVLTLGSDGGTMTMPVAGNTQPAGLLHGGATIALAETIASLAAIMQARSVHGEGAQAVGTNVAATHHRSARDGVVTATCTVRHAGRQVATYLVEVHDDRGTLLSTVIVSTMLLPPR; encoded by the coding sequence ATGGCTGAGAACGCGCCCCCTGAGACTGCTGATCCGGTGCCGGACCCCGCCCGACTCGCCCCGCTGATGGCGGGCACCCTGGTGGAGCGATGCGGCATGGAAGTGCTGACCCTGGGATCCGACGGCGGCACCATGACCATGCCCGTCGCGGGGAACACGCAGCCCGCCGGACTACTGCACGGCGGCGCCACCATCGCCCTGGCTGAGACCATCGCTTCCCTGGCAGCGATCATGCAGGCCCGATCCGTGCATGGCGAGGGCGCGCAGGCGGTGGGCACCAATGTCGCCGCGACGCACCATCGCTCAGCGCGGGACGGTGTGGTGACCGCTACCTGCACGGTGCGCCACGCGGGGCGTCAGGTGGCGACCTACCTGGTGGAGGTGCACGACGACAGGGGCACTCTGCTGAGCACCGTCATCGTCTCCACCATGCTGCTGCCGCCGCGCTGA
- the polA gene encoding DNA polymerase I: protein MSASGANEQRILLIDGHAMAFRAFFALPADGFSDGRGQATNAVYGFTRMIINVVASEQPTHVAVAFDLPGGTFRDRIYDQYKAGREVTPPEFHGQIALIQQVLDALGVSWFTVEDYEADDIIATLATRTAAEGGQALIVTSDRDSIQLVGENVTLLQPIKGVTEMRRMDPAAVEEKYGIPPERYPDLAALVGESADNLPGVPGVGPKTAAKWITAYGDLQGILAHAEEIKGKAGQSLRDNVEAVERNRRMNAAVTDLELPQDPERYSLGRGDAVALNAVFDELAFGPTIRKDVPAVLLADGESASTVPERELPALQQPTGEQVAEVLARDFAAGAALVIDGRWELGQGDASALALATDDALAVIDLVDLDDTAERALATWLADPAIAKTAHDTKLATHQLRGRGLDVAGWSTDLAIAEFLCRPDQRPTDLAGLAMRHLQEDLQVTSAAVQQELDLDQDESGKDTLARAADAVARLGTTLREDLEQHAAVELHDDLELPLARVIGVMEATGIAVDDDVLAELDAQHEAEQERVAESAFSHLGGDRINLGSPKQLQEVLFDRLGMPRTRRTKTGFSTDAESLADLHEKTQHPFLTDLLAHRDVTKMRQIIDTLRRFISPTGRIHTTFHQNIAATGRLSSNNPNLQNIPTRTEEGRRIRSAFRASDGFESLMTADYSQIEMRIMAHLSEDEGLIEAFRSGEDLHRYVASKVFDVAPEDVDGAMRSKTKAVSYGLAYGLSAFGLARQLRISQAEATALRDGYFERFGGVRDYLRESVEKARAIGYTETILGRRRPLPDLTSDNRQRRENAERVALNSPIQGSAADIIKLAMLRVDEGLRDAGLTSRVLLQVHDELVLDVAPGEEEQLREVVAAGMGSAYELSVPLEVGIGVGPNWLAAAH from the coding sequence ATGAGTGCGAGCGGAGCCAATGAGCAGCGGATCCTCCTCATCGACGGGCATGCGATGGCCTTCCGGGCATTCTTCGCCCTGCCTGCCGATGGGTTCAGCGACGGGCGCGGGCAGGCCACCAATGCGGTGTACGGCTTCACCCGGATGATCATTAACGTGGTCGCCTCCGAGCAGCCCACCCATGTGGCGGTCGCCTTCGACCTGCCCGGCGGGACCTTCCGCGACCGCATCTACGACCAGTACAAGGCCGGCCGCGAGGTCACCCCGCCGGAGTTCCACGGCCAGATCGCCCTGATCCAGCAGGTGCTGGATGCTCTCGGCGTCTCCTGGTTCACGGTGGAGGACTACGAGGCCGACGACATCATCGCCACCCTCGCCACTCGCACTGCCGCCGAGGGCGGCCAGGCCCTGATCGTCACCTCCGACCGTGACTCGATCCAGCTGGTGGGTGAGAACGTCACCCTGCTGCAGCCCATCAAGGGCGTCACCGAGATGCGGCGCATGGACCCGGCGGCGGTGGAGGAGAAGTATGGCATCCCTCCGGAGCGGTACCCCGATCTCGCCGCCCTGGTGGGGGAGAGCGCGGACAACCTGCCCGGCGTCCCCGGAGTGGGGCCCAAGACCGCCGCGAAGTGGATCACCGCCTACGGCGACCTGCAGGGGATCCTCGCCCACGCCGAGGAGATCAAGGGCAAGGCCGGGCAGTCGCTGCGCGACAACGTCGAGGCCGTGGAGCGGAACCGCCGGATGAACGCCGCGGTCACCGATCTCGAGCTGCCCCAGGACCCGGAGCGCTACTCGCTGGGCCGCGGTGACGCGGTGGCCCTGAACGCCGTGTTCGACGAGCTCGCCTTCGGGCCGACCATCCGCAAGGACGTGCCGGCGGTGCTGCTGGCCGACGGGGAGAGCGCCTCGACGGTCCCGGAGCGCGAGCTGCCTGCCCTGCAGCAGCCCACCGGGGAGCAGGTCGCCGAGGTCCTGGCCCGTGACTTCGCGGCGGGGGCAGCCCTGGTGATCGACGGCAGGTGGGAGCTCGGGCAGGGAGATGCGAGCGCGCTGGCCCTGGCCACCGACGACGCCCTGGCAGTGATCGATCTGGTGGATCTCGACGACACCGCCGAGCGGGCCCTGGCCACGTGGCTCGCCGATCCCGCGATCGCCAAGACCGCGCACGACACCAAGCTCGCCACCCATCAGCTGCGCGGCCGGGGCCTCGACGTCGCCGGCTGGAGCACCGACCTGGCGATCGCCGAGTTCCTGTGCCGCCCCGATCAGCGGCCCACGGACCTCGCCGGTCTCGCCATGCGCCACCTCCAGGAGGACCTCCAGGTCACCTCGGCCGCGGTGCAGCAGGAGCTGGACCTGGACCAGGACGAGTCCGGCAAGGACACCCTGGCCCGTGCCGCAGACGCCGTAGCACGTCTGGGGACCACCCTCCGCGAGGACCTCGAGCAACATGCCGCCGTGGAGCTGCACGACGACCTCGAACTGCCGCTGGCCCGGGTGATCGGCGTCATGGAGGCCACCGGTATCGCGGTGGACGACGACGTGCTCGCCGAGCTCGATGCCCAGCACGAGGCAGAGCAGGAACGGGTCGCGGAGTCGGCGTTCTCGCACCTGGGCGGTGACCGCATCAACCTGGGGTCCCCGAAGCAGCTGCAGGAAGTGCTGTTCGACCGCCTCGGCATGCCGAGGACCCGCCGCACCAAGACCGGGTTCTCCACCGATGCGGAATCGCTGGCGGATCTGCACGAGAAGACCCAGCACCCGTTCCTGACCGACCTGCTGGCCCACCGCGATGTGACCAAGATGCGTCAGATCATCGACACGCTGCGTCGCTTCATCTCGCCGACAGGTCGGATCCACACCACCTTCCACCAGAACATCGCCGCCACCGGGCGGTTGTCCTCGAACAACCCGAACCTGCAGAACATCCCCACCCGCACCGAGGAGGGCCGGCGGATCCGCTCCGCCTTCCGCGCCTCCGACGGCTTCGAGTCGCTGATGACAGCGGACTACTCGCAGATCGAGATGCGCATCATGGCGCACCTGTCGGAGGACGAGGGCCTGATCGAGGCATTCCGTTCCGGTGAGGACCTGCACCGGTACGTCGCCTCGAAGGTGTTCGACGTGGCCCCGGAGGACGTGGACGGCGCGATGCGCTCCAAGACGAAGGCGGTGAGCTACGGCCTCGCCTACGGCCTGAGCGCCTTCGGGCTGGCACGTCAGCTGCGGATCTCCCAGGCGGAGGCCACGGCCCTGCGCGACGGGTACTTCGAGCGCTTCGGCGGGGTGCGGGACTACCTGCGCGAGAGCGTGGAGAAGGCCCGCGCCATCGGGTACACCGAGACCATCCTGGGCCGCCGCAGGCCGCTGCCGGACCTCACCAGTGACAACCGCCAGCGCCGGGAGAACGCGGAGCGGGTGGCACTGAACTCCCCGATCCAGGGCAGCGCGGCCGATATCATCAAGCTCGCCATGCTGCGCGTGGACGAGGGGCTGCGCGATGCCGGGCTCACCTCCCGGGTACTGCTCCAGGTGCACGACGAACTGGTCCTGGACGTCGCCCCCGGTGAGGAGGAGCAGCTGCGGGAGGTCGTTGCAGCCGGTATGGGCTCCGCGTACGAGCTGTCGGTGCCGCTCGAGGTGGGCATCGGCGTGGGTCCGAACTGGCTGGCCGCCGCGCACTGA
- a CDS encoding HNH endonuclease signature motif containing protein: protein MIAEATCQFLLMLAEFDQREGTGWYAGLKSTAHWLSWACSMSPGTAREHVRIARALPGMPLTVAAFSQGRLSYSKVREMTRVADRVDETVLVDLACAMTASQLARTLSSFRAVDGARLGQDAIRQARWMTREDGMIEIRAILPPEEGAELLTALARDGHDAPRDTDDVDEADAQDLAARAAEATVTPTVEQRKADALVHVARGYLEQAPTDRCGEDRHLVIVQVSADALTRSVPAGTPPHPTTSPPLCHVVGHDAPLEPATAERLACTGKIALQITSDTGEILHLGRSRRLASPAQRRALRLRDRTCSFPGCHQSRHLDAHHVTPWSEGGTTDIDGLALLCRRHHVIVHEGGHHLVPMKDQPAAPHLPRYTVIDQHGRPVTARWPAMLEHITHTPTTPDMPEPTGHPDRITGTTGGYGFRLADCVDTLLNATLTTAA from the coding sequence TTGATCGCGGAGGCCACCTGCCAGTTCCTGCTCATGCTCGCCGAGTTCGACCAGCGGGAAGGCACCGGCTGGTACGCCGGCCTGAAATCCACCGCGCACTGGCTGTCCTGGGCCTGCTCCATGTCCCCCGGCACCGCACGCGAGCACGTCCGCATTGCCCGCGCCCTGCCCGGGATGCCGCTGACGGTCGCCGCGTTCAGTCAGGGCCGCCTGTCCTACTCGAAGGTGCGGGAGATGACCCGGGTCGCCGACCGCGTCGACGAAACGGTCCTGGTGGACCTCGCGTGTGCGATGACCGCCTCCCAACTGGCCCGTACCCTCTCCAGCTTCCGTGCAGTGGACGGGGCCCGGCTGGGCCAGGACGCGATCCGCCAGGCCCGCTGGATGACGAGAGAGGACGGCATGATCGAGATCCGCGCGATACTCCCACCCGAAGAAGGCGCCGAACTCCTCACCGCCCTGGCCCGCGACGGCCACGATGCACCCCGCGACACCGACGACGTTGACGAGGCTGACGCCCAGGACCTCGCCGCCCGTGCCGCGGAGGCGACCGTGACCCCCACCGTGGAGCAGCGGAAGGCCGACGCGCTTGTGCACGTGGCTCGCGGCTACCTCGAGCAGGCTCCCACCGACCGCTGCGGCGAGGACCGTCACCTGGTGATCGTCCAGGTCAGCGCCGATGCCCTCACCCGCAGCGTTCCCGCGGGAACGCCTCCGCACCCCACCACGTCCCCGCCCCTCTGCCACGTCGTCGGTCACGACGCCCCGCTCGAACCGGCGACCGCCGAGCGTCTGGCCTGCACCGGGAAGATCGCGCTGCAGATCACCAGCGACACCGGCGAGATCCTCCACCTGGGGAGGTCACGACGCCTTGCCTCACCTGCGCAGCGTCGGGCCCTGCGCCTTCGGGACCGCACCTGCAGCTTCCCCGGCTGTCACCAGTCCCGCCACCTCGACGCGCACCACGTCACCCCGTGGTCCGAGGGCGGCACCACCGACATCGACGGCCTGGCACTGCTGTGCCGTCGCCACCACGTGATCGTCCACGAGGGCGGCCACCACCTCGTCCCCATGAAGGACCAGCCCGCGGCTCCGCACCTGCCCCGCTACACCGTGATCGACCAGCACGGCCGGCCCGTCACCGCCCGCTGGCCCGCCATGCTCGAACACATCACCCACACCCCCACCACCCCTGACATGCCCGAACCCACCGGGCACCCCGACCGCATCACCGGCACCACCGGCGGCTACGGCTTCCGCCTCGCCGACTGCGTCGACACCCTCCTGAACGCCACCCTCACCACCGCAGCGTGA
- a CDS encoding DUF1990 family protein, with the protein MLVRPLPPRIQSRLRSAPFAVAAGLTAAGLDHPGHRRLVRSVMLRRRDFPGAVEDLLGWQVQARSGLTVLTSDPRVREGGVVQLRLGPGALSLRVPCRVTSVIDEADRAGFTYGTLPGHVETGLEGFLLEREADGRIRFTIAVTSAPAFRLARSFPFVAEKIQDRITDRYLRALDR; encoded by the coding sequence ATGCTCGTCCGTCCCCTTCCGCCCCGCATCCAGTCGCGGCTGCGTTCGGCCCCGTTCGCGGTCGCCGCGGGGCTCACCGCCGCCGGCCTCGACCATCCTGGCCACCGTCGGCTGGTGCGGTCCGTGATGCTCAGGCGCAGGGACTTCCCCGGCGCTGTGGAGGATCTCCTCGGCTGGCAGGTGCAGGCACGCTCCGGGCTCACGGTCCTCACCTCGGATCCCCGGGTCCGGGAGGGCGGCGTGGTCCAGCTGCGGCTCGGACCCGGTGCCCTCTCGCTGCGTGTGCCGTGCCGCGTCACCAGCGTGATCGACGAGGCCGACCGCGCCGGTTTCACCTATGGCACCCTGCCCGGTCACGTGGAGACCGGGCTCGAGGGATTCCTGCTGGAGCGGGAGGCCGACGGCCGTATCCGGTTCACCATCGCTGTGACCTCCGCGCCCGCGTTCCGGCTCGCCCGGAGCTTCCCTTTCGTGGCCGAGAAGATCCAGGACCGGATCACGGATCGGTACCTGAGGGCCTTGGACCGCTAG